One window of the Anoplolepis gracilipes chromosome 9, ASM4749672v1, whole genome shotgun sequence genome contains the following:
- the Klp10a gene encoding uncharacterized protein Klp10a isoform X2: protein MDWLSLCVCGTKSNIDNKKSQKNGKGKKSKNKSKKQSKQNKSHKTSLSFVDESLRKLQEEQVESEIIKKEWMNGKVINCFDDCAKNQADVNNHQIDHHPTHLTKIDDSPNNRWSYQINDDHNNFEVFCEESERNEFDRQTCDFDYDNNVVLHSRCASNTDEDDKQVKCISDEKEQDEEADLNELVSRSMTPEEPEDWVAEFEEKQDVLVEPGFDRKFVERTSSRINFSGKEQTKSKTRTLSKRESRNVLPPIKRKSCAESRMDNEDLQRNCEEVNKFGFKKSATFCEQSNIRRKLNSCSFEVRSFENEEQRGKTRIRGDGSMIPRLASPMQQGMNLIKSGGDKTEILQNGRVHSAVVSGINLEQRTVTVEWFERGETKGKEVEIDAILALNRDLNQKMGPPPQVMNNHMLASSKAKEPDSSAEEDGGVDESENQEEGSLGRHGGHTARNGLASATLPHSTRPSIPVKGSNKQLSRQPGRPTNIMSSTTSVNGHGDSVSGLTGRRELENIPPTPTSTQYNLATSVQNKQQKQAQQQQQQQQQLQQQQQQQSQIENGRGRRSNVVKEVERLKKNREERRQRQAELKEAMMNLDPGNPYWEFLAMIREYQNGIEFRPLRDTDTVEDHQITVCVRKRPLNKKEHTRKEIDVITVPSKDQMVVHEPKSKVDLTKYLENQIFRFDYAFDETCNNEIVYKYTAKPLVQTIFEGGMATCFAYGQTGSGKTHTMGGDFNGKTQDCKKGIYAMVAKDVFKCLKLAKYRPLNLVISASFFEIYSGKVFDLLADKEKLRVLEDGKQQVQIVGLTEKVVENCDEVLKLIQHGNSARTSGQTSANSNSSRSHAVFQIIARMPGTHKVHGKFSLIDLAGNERGADTSSANRQTRMEGAEINKSLLALKECIRALSRKGTHLPFRASKLTQVLRDSFIGEKSKTCMIAMISPGMSSCEHSLNTLRYADRVKELAANDPTEVKASPTDDDRGMKIEEQGNNSVLSDSDLAQLRSLNEGELSQDLYTFHEAVSALQMLEEEVLDTHKLVMDNTTKFLNDAHSVFSATHEVDYDQEDSCNKTKANLIVTLNNHRRGSCNTITINDDTDNVSDIDAQTDLLNAVKDIAAKSPPKSAWKNEMDFSSNEEDLNVFLRTPVKPTITKKSVTTGRIARKNVINKNLIERSIQRSNQGQGIKFSTVGKTQKYHWSGTFRKRSLFSKDGYNDTFCPPCDNETNKLNDHLTNYNYYNEDFEKKKSTSKPDIFYPNEFNSQIKDDSWKDEWMDDSINYQPYVDICTNEFTEFDCFKNDIEQNNGALPIAFSDNINLRRMTDVNNKNKKMYNVDLCTNERDNATILYSQLAHNISNINKEECSNSCNTKESLDSSINIQLNFRKTINGTKKKFVAQSCCNKMYSLMSFLKNAILFLLLPVVYIVFFIIYVEKREDRETD from the exons ATGGATTGGTTATCTCTCTGCGTCTGTGGTACAAAGAGTAATATCGACAACAAGAAGAGTCAGAAAAATGGGAAAGGCAAGAAGAGTAAAAACAAATCTAAGAAGCAATCCAAGCAGAACAAATCTCACAAAACGTCATTGTCTTTTGTCGATGAGTCTTTGCGTAAATTACAAGAAGAGCAAGTTGAgagtgaaattataaaaaaagaatggatGAACGGAAAAGTTATTAATTGCTTTGACGATTGTGCGAAAAACCAAGCTGATGTGAATAACCACCAAATCGATCATCATCCAACCCATTTGACAAAAATTGATGATTCACCGAATAATCGCTGGTCTTATCAAATCAATGACGATCATAATAACTTTGAGGTGTTTTGTGAGGAATCAGAAAGGAACGAATTTGATCGGCAAACATGTGATTTCGATTATGACAACAATGTGGTATTGCATTCAAGATGTGCATCGAACACAGACGAAGATGATAAGCAGGTTAAGTGCATCTCGGACGAAAAAGAGCAAGATGAAGAGGCGGATTTGAACGAGTTGGTCTCGAGATCAATGACACCTGAAGAGCCCGAAGACTGGGTAGCAGAATTCGAGGAGAAACAAGATGTGCTTGTAGAACCAGGCTTTGATAGAAAATTCGTGGAAAGAACATCTTCtagaatcaatttttctgGCAAAGAGCAAACGAAGTCAAAAACGAGAACTTTGTCAAAAAGAGAGTCGAGAAACGTTCTTCCGCCGATCAAAAGGAAGTCTTGCGCCGAATCACGCATGGATAATGAAGATCTGCAAAGAAATTGTGAAGAGGTGAATAAATTTGGTTTTAAGAAGAGCGCAACGTTTTGTGAGCAGAGCAATATTCGGCGGAAGTTAAACTCGTGCAGTTTCGAAGTGCGATCGTTCGAGAATGAGGAGCAACGTGGAAAGACAAGAATTCGGGGTGACGGATCCATGATACCCAGACTTGCATCCCCCATGCAGCAAGGGATGAATTTGATCAAAAGTGGAGGCgataaaacagaaattttgcaaaacG GTCGTGTTCACTCGGCAGTCGTCTCCGGTATCAATTTAGAGCAGCGTACTGTAACAGTAGAATGGTTCGAGAGAGGAGAAACCAAAGGCAAAGAG GTGGAAATCGATGCGATTCTTGCCTTGAATCGCGATTTGAACCAAAAGATGGGACCACCGCCACAGGTGATGAACAATCACATGTTGGCGTCCTCGAAAGCAAAG GAGCCGGACTCCTCGGCTGAAGAGGACGGGGGGGTCGACGAGTCGGAGAACCAAGAGGAGGGCTCCCTCGGACGTCATGGCGGTCACACCGCAAGAAACGGCCTCGCCTCCGCAACGCTTCCT caCTCCACCAGACCGTCTATTCCAGTGAAAG GTTCAAATAAACAATTGTCGCGACAGCCGGGGCGTCCGACAAACATAATGTCGTCGACCACATCGGTGAACGGCCACGGAGACTCGGTTTCCGGACTCACGGGACGTCGGGAACTTGAAAATATACCGCCCACACCGACGTCAACGCAATACAATTTAGCGACTTCGGTGCAAAACAAACAGCAAAAACAGGcacagcagcaacagcaacaacagcagcagttgcaacagcaacagcagcaacaaAGTCAGATAGAAAATGGTCGTGGTAGACGATCCAACGTCGTCAAGGAGGTCGAAAGACTGAAAAAGAACAGAGAGGAAAGGAGACAACGGCAGGCAGAATTAAAAGAAGCAATGATGAATTTGGATCCGGGCAATCCATATTGGGAGTTTCTTGCCATGATAAG AGAATATCAAAACGGCATAGAGTTTAGGCCATTACGGGACACCGACACCGTGGAAGATCACCAGATCACTGTGTGCGTGCGAAAACGTCCGCTTAATAAGAAGGAGCACACGCGCAAAGAGATCGACGTGATCACCGTGCCTAGCAAGGATCAGATGGTGGTCCACGAGCCCAAGTCTAAGGTCGACCTTACCAAGTATCTCGAGAATCAGATCTTCAGATTTGATTACGCGTTCGACGAGACATGTAACAACGAGATAGTCTACAAATACACAGCTAAGCCCCTGGTGCAGACAATCTTCGAAGGCGGTATGGCCACGTGCTTTGCATATGGCCAAACTGGTAGCGGCAAGACTCATACCATGGGCGGAGATTTCAACGGTAAAACGCAAGATTGCAAGAAGGGCATTTACGCCATGGTTGCCAAAGACGTGTTCAAGTGTCTAAAATTGGCAAAATATCGGCCCTTAAATCTGGTCATTTCCGCTAGCTTCTTTGAGATTTACTCCGGCAAGGTATTTGATCTCTTAGCAGACAAGGAAAAGCTGAGAGTTCTAGAAGACGGTAAACAGCAG GTGCAAATAGTGGGATTAACGGAAAAGGTCGTCGAGAATTGTGACGAAGTATTAAAGTTAATACAACACGGAAATAGCGCTAGAACGAGCGGTCAGACGAGCGCTAATTCCAACTCTTCGAGATCGCACGCAGTATTCCAAATAATAGCGCGTATGCCGGGCACACACAAGGTGCATGGCAAATTTTCGCTTATCGATCTTGCTGGTAATGAGAGGGGTGCTGACACGTCGTCTGCTAATAGGCAAACTC gaATGGAAGGTGCTGAAatcaataaatctttattagcGTTAAAAGAATGTATACGCGCGTTAAGTCGTAAGGGCACGCATTTGCCTTTTAGAGCAAGTAAATTGACTCAAGTGTTGAGGGACAGTTTCATTGGTGAAAAATCAAAAACGTGCatg atAGCGATGATTAGTCCTGGAATGAGTTCCTGTGAGCATTCGTTAAATACATTGAGATATGCCGATCGAGTGAAAGAATTGGCGGCGAATGATCCTACAGAAGTAAAAGCTTCACCGACGGATGACGATAGGGGCATGAAGATTGAGGAACAGGGGAACAATAGCGTACTATCGGATAGCGATCTAGCACAGCTTCGATCTCTCAAC GAAGGTGAACTATCCCAAGATCTGTACACTTTTCACGAGGCAGTGTCTGCTCTGCAGATGCTCGAAGAAGAAGTGTTAGATACGCACAAGCTGGTCATGGATAACACAACTAAATTCCTTAATGACGCGCACAGTGTGTTCAGCGCGACTCATGAAGTGGATTATGACCAAGAAG ATTCGTGCAATAAGACTAAGGCAAATTTGATCGTCACGTTAAACAACCATCGGAGAGGCAGCTGTAACACGATAACGATAAACGACGACACGGACAACGTATCGGACATTGACGCGCAGACAGATCTTTTAAACGCAGTAAAAGATATAGCCGCGAAGAGTCCTCCGAAGTCTGCCTGGAAGAATGAGATGGATTTCAGTTCAAACGAGGAGGACTTGAATGTTTTTCTTCGCACGCCTGTCAAACCCACTATCACGAAGAAAAGCGTGACGACTGGTCGAATTGCTAGAAAGAATGTAatcaataaaaacttaatagaGCGTTCAATTCAAAGATCTAATCAAGGCCAAGGGATTAAATTCTCTACCGTTGGCAAAACTCAGAAATATCACTGGTCCGGTACATTTCGCAAAAGGAGTCTGTTTTCTAAAGATGGATACAATGACACGTTTTGTCCTCCTTGTgataatgaaacaaataaattgaaCGATCATTTGACGAATTACAATTACTACAACGAGgattttgagaaaaagaaatccaCGAGCAAGCCAGATATTTTCTACCCGAATGAATTCAATTCACAAATTAAGGATGATTCATGGAAAGACGAATGGATGGACGATAGTATCAATTATCAGCCTTATGTGGACATTTGCACGAACGAATTTACGGAAtttgattgttttaaaaatgatatcgaGCAAAATAACGGCGCGCTGCCGATAGCGTTttctgataatataaatttaagacgaATGACGgatgtaaataataagaataagaaaatgtataatgttGATTTGTGTACAAACGAACGAGACAATGCGACCATTTTATATTCTCAACTTGCCCATAATATCAGTAATATTAACAAAGAAGAATGCAGTAATTCTTGCAATACCAAGGAGTCGCTCGATTCTTCGATAAATATCCaattaaatttcagaaaaacgATTAATGGCACCAAGAAGAAATTTGTTGCTCAATCATGTTGCAACAAAATGTATTCTCTAAtgtcttttttgaaaaatgctattttatttttgttgcttCCAGTGGTatacattgtttttttcattatctatgtagaaaagagagaagacaGAGAAAcagattaa
- the Klp10a gene encoding uncharacterized protein Klp10a isoform X4: protein MDWLSLCVCGTKSNIDNKKSQKNGKGKKSKNKSKKQSKQNKSHKTSLSFVDESLRKLQEEQVESEIIKKEWMNGKVINCFDDCAKNQADVNNHQIDHHPTHLTKIDDSPNNRWSYQINDDHNNFEVFCEESERNEFDRQTCDFDYDNNVVLHSRCASNTDEDDKQVKCISDEKEQDEEADLNELVSRSMTPEEPEDWVAEFEEKQDVLVEPGFDRKFVERTSSRINFSGKEQTKSKTRTLSKRESRNVLPPIKRKSCAESRMDNEDLQRNCEEVNKFGFKKSATFCEQSNIRRKLNSCSFEVRSFENEEQRGKTRIRGDGSMIPRLASPMQQGMNLIKSGGDKTEILQNGRVHSAVVSGINLEQRTVTVEWFERGETKGKEVEIDAILALNRDLNQKMGPPPQVMNNHMLASSKAKHSTRPSIPVKGSNKQLSRQPGRPTNIMSSTTSVNGHGDSVSGLTGRRELENIPPTPTSTQYNLATSVQNKQQKQAQQQQQQQQQLQQQQQQQSQIENGRGRRSNVVKEVERLKKNREERRQRQAELKEAMMNLDPGNPYWEFLAMIREYQNGIEFRPLRDTDTVEDHQITVCVRKRPLNKKEHTRKEIDVITVPSKDQMVVHEPKSKVDLTKYLENQIFRFDYAFDETCNNEIVYKYTAKPLVQTIFEGGMATCFAYGQTGSGKTHTMGGDFNGKTQDCKKGIYAMVAKDVFKCLKLAKYRPLNLVISASFFEIYSGKVFDLLADKEKLRVLEDGKQQVQIVGLTEKVVENCDEVLKLIQHGNSARTSGQTSANSNSSRSHAVFQIIARMPGTHKVHGKFSLIDLAGNERGADTSSANRQTRMEGAEINKSLLALKECIRALSRKGTHLPFRASKLTQVLRDSFIGEKSKTCMIAMISPGMSSCEHSLNTLRYADRVKELAANDPTEVKASPTDDDRGMKIEEQGNNSVLSDSDLAQLRSLNEGELSQDLYTFHEAVSALQMLEEEVLDTHKLVMDNTTKFLNDAHSVFSATHEVDYDQEDSCNKTKANLIVTLNNHRRGSCNTITINDDTDNVSDIDAQTDLLNAVKDIAAKSPPKSAWKNEMDFSSNEEDLNVFLRTPVKPTITKKSVTTGRIARKNVINKNLIERSIQRSNQGQGIKFSTVGKTQKYHWSGTFRKRSLFSKDGYNDTFCPPCDNETNKLNDHLTNYNYYNEDFEKKKSTSKPDIFYPNEFNSQIKDDSWKDEWMDDSINYQPYVDICTNEFTEFDCFKNDIEQNNGALPIAFSDNINLRRMTDVNNKNKKMYNVDLCTNERDNATILYSQLAHNISNINKEECSNSCNTKESLDSSINIQLNFRKTINGTKKKFVAQSCCNKMYSLMSFLKNAILFLLLPVVYIVFFIIYVEKREDRETD, encoded by the exons ATGGATTGGTTATCTCTCTGCGTCTGTGGTACAAAGAGTAATATCGACAACAAGAAGAGTCAGAAAAATGGGAAAGGCAAGAAGAGTAAAAACAAATCTAAGAAGCAATCCAAGCAGAACAAATCTCACAAAACGTCATTGTCTTTTGTCGATGAGTCTTTGCGTAAATTACAAGAAGAGCAAGTTGAgagtgaaattataaaaaaagaatggatGAACGGAAAAGTTATTAATTGCTTTGACGATTGTGCGAAAAACCAAGCTGATGTGAATAACCACCAAATCGATCATCATCCAACCCATTTGACAAAAATTGATGATTCACCGAATAATCGCTGGTCTTATCAAATCAATGACGATCATAATAACTTTGAGGTGTTTTGTGAGGAATCAGAAAGGAACGAATTTGATCGGCAAACATGTGATTTCGATTATGACAACAATGTGGTATTGCATTCAAGATGTGCATCGAACACAGACGAAGATGATAAGCAGGTTAAGTGCATCTCGGACGAAAAAGAGCAAGATGAAGAGGCGGATTTGAACGAGTTGGTCTCGAGATCAATGACACCTGAAGAGCCCGAAGACTGGGTAGCAGAATTCGAGGAGAAACAAGATGTGCTTGTAGAACCAGGCTTTGATAGAAAATTCGTGGAAAGAACATCTTCtagaatcaatttttctgGCAAAGAGCAAACGAAGTCAAAAACGAGAACTTTGTCAAAAAGAGAGTCGAGAAACGTTCTTCCGCCGATCAAAAGGAAGTCTTGCGCCGAATCACGCATGGATAATGAAGATCTGCAAAGAAATTGTGAAGAGGTGAATAAATTTGGTTTTAAGAAGAGCGCAACGTTTTGTGAGCAGAGCAATATTCGGCGGAAGTTAAACTCGTGCAGTTTCGAAGTGCGATCGTTCGAGAATGAGGAGCAACGTGGAAAGACAAGAATTCGGGGTGACGGATCCATGATACCCAGACTTGCATCCCCCATGCAGCAAGGGATGAATTTGATCAAAAGTGGAGGCgataaaacagaaattttgcaaaacG GTCGTGTTCACTCGGCAGTCGTCTCCGGTATCAATTTAGAGCAGCGTACTGTAACAGTAGAATGGTTCGAGAGAGGAGAAACCAAAGGCAAAGAG GTGGAAATCGATGCGATTCTTGCCTTGAATCGCGATTTGAACCAAAAGATGGGACCACCGCCACAGGTGATGAACAATCACATGTTGGCGTCCTCGAAAGCAAAG caCTCCACCAGACCGTCTATTCCAGTGAAAG GTTCAAATAAACAATTGTCGCGACAGCCGGGGCGTCCGACAAACATAATGTCGTCGACCACATCGGTGAACGGCCACGGAGACTCGGTTTCCGGACTCACGGGACGTCGGGAACTTGAAAATATACCGCCCACACCGACGTCAACGCAATACAATTTAGCGACTTCGGTGCAAAACAAACAGCAAAAACAGGcacagcagcaacagcaacaacagcagcagttgcaacagcaacagcagcaacaaAGTCAGATAGAAAATGGTCGTGGTAGACGATCCAACGTCGTCAAGGAGGTCGAAAGACTGAAAAAGAACAGAGAGGAAAGGAGACAACGGCAGGCAGAATTAAAAGAAGCAATGATGAATTTGGATCCGGGCAATCCATATTGGGAGTTTCTTGCCATGATAAG AGAATATCAAAACGGCATAGAGTTTAGGCCATTACGGGACACCGACACCGTGGAAGATCACCAGATCACTGTGTGCGTGCGAAAACGTCCGCTTAATAAGAAGGAGCACACGCGCAAAGAGATCGACGTGATCACCGTGCCTAGCAAGGATCAGATGGTGGTCCACGAGCCCAAGTCTAAGGTCGACCTTACCAAGTATCTCGAGAATCAGATCTTCAGATTTGATTACGCGTTCGACGAGACATGTAACAACGAGATAGTCTACAAATACACAGCTAAGCCCCTGGTGCAGACAATCTTCGAAGGCGGTATGGCCACGTGCTTTGCATATGGCCAAACTGGTAGCGGCAAGACTCATACCATGGGCGGAGATTTCAACGGTAAAACGCAAGATTGCAAGAAGGGCATTTACGCCATGGTTGCCAAAGACGTGTTCAAGTGTCTAAAATTGGCAAAATATCGGCCCTTAAATCTGGTCATTTCCGCTAGCTTCTTTGAGATTTACTCCGGCAAGGTATTTGATCTCTTAGCAGACAAGGAAAAGCTGAGAGTTCTAGAAGACGGTAAACAGCAG GTGCAAATAGTGGGATTAACGGAAAAGGTCGTCGAGAATTGTGACGAAGTATTAAAGTTAATACAACACGGAAATAGCGCTAGAACGAGCGGTCAGACGAGCGCTAATTCCAACTCTTCGAGATCGCACGCAGTATTCCAAATAATAGCGCGTATGCCGGGCACACACAAGGTGCATGGCAAATTTTCGCTTATCGATCTTGCTGGTAATGAGAGGGGTGCTGACACGTCGTCTGCTAATAGGCAAACTC gaATGGAAGGTGCTGAAatcaataaatctttattagcGTTAAAAGAATGTATACGCGCGTTAAGTCGTAAGGGCACGCATTTGCCTTTTAGAGCAAGTAAATTGACTCAAGTGTTGAGGGACAGTTTCATTGGTGAAAAATCAAAAACGTGCatg atAGCGATGATTAGTCCTGGAATGAGTTCCTGTGAGCATTCGTTAAATACATTGAGATATGCCGATCGAGTGAAAGAATTGGCGGCGAATGATCCTACAGAAGTAAAAGCTTCACCGACGGATGACGATAGGGGCATGAAGATTGAGGAACAGGGGAACAATAGCGTACTATCGGATAGCGATCTAGCACAGCTTCGATCTCTCAAC GAAGGTGAACTATCCCAAGATCTGTACACTTTTCACGAGGCAGTGTCTGCTCTGCAGATGCTCGAAGAAGAAGTGTTAGATACGCACAAGCTGGTCATGGATAACACAACTAAATTCCTTAATGACGCGCACAGTGTGTTCAGCGCGACTCATGAAGTGGATTATGACCAAGAAG ATTCGTGCAATAAGACTAAGGCAAATTTGATCGTCACGTTAAACAACCATCGGAGAGGCAGCTGTAACACGATAACGATAAACGACGACACGGACAACGTATCGGACATTGACGCGCAGACAGATCTTTTAAACGCAGTAAAAGATATAGCCGCGAAGAGTCCTCCGAAGTCTGCCTGGAAGAATGAGATGGATTTCAGTTCAAACGAGGAGGACTTGAATGTTTTTCTTCGCACGCCTGTCAAACCCACTATCACGAAGAAAAGCGTGACGACTGGTCGAATTGCTAGAAAGAATGTAatcaataaaaacttaatagaGCGTTCAATTCAAAGATCTAATCAAGGCCAAGGGATTAAATTCTCTACCGTTGGCAAAACTCAGAAATATCACTGGTCCGGTACATTTCGCAAAAGGAGTCTGTTTTCTAAAGATGGATACAATGACACGTTTTGTCCTCCTTGTgataatgaaacaaataaattgaaCGATCATTTGACGAATTACAATTACTACAACGAGgattttgagaaaaagaaatccaCGAGCAAGCCAGATATTTTCTACCCGAATGAATTCAATTCACAAATTAAGGATGATTCATGGAAAGACGAATGGATGGACGATAGTATCAATTATCAGCCTTATGTGGACATTTGCACGAACGAATTTACGGAAtttgattgttttaaaaatgatatcgaGCAAAATAACGGCGCGCTGCCGATAGCGTTttctgataatataaatttaagacgaATGACGgatgtaaataataagaataagaaaatgtataatgttGATTTGTGTACAAACGAACGAGACAATGCGACCATTTTATATTCTCAACTTGCCCATAATATCAGTAATATTAACAAAGAAGAATGCAGTAATTCTTGCAATACCAAGGAGTCGCTCGATTCTTCGATAAATATCCaattaaatttcagaaaaacgATTAATGGCACCAAGAAGAAATTTGTTGCTCAATCATGTTGCAACAAAATGTATTCTCTAAtgtcttttttgaaaaatgctattttatttttgttgcttCCAGTGGTatacattgtttttttcattatctatgtagaaaagagagaagacaGAGAAAcagattaa